A single window of Nicotiana sylvestris chromosome 5, ASM39365v2, whole genome shotgun sequence DNA harbors:
- the LOC104220243 gene encoding pentatricopeptide repeat-containing protein At3g24000, mitochondrial — translation MMTKAIHMKQYVTNPSIFNSIIPIARQFFSTSSAVSALESETGPVQKRFGSFIGVIQDKDLLKKAPNGELLVLYLIDNGAMDPDASLYNQLLKKCTEWKRLKEGKVVHEHFLRSRFRHYVVPNNTLINMYAKCESMDDARKVFDEMPERDMVSWTALITGYSQNEGAEEALVLFCEMVKFGFMPNQFTFGSVLKASGALDNGGTGRQLHGACVKFGYEENVYVGSALVDMYARCGLMDEAKIVFDKLSCKNEVSWNALIAGHARKSEGEIAVKLFSVMTRGGFQPTHFTFSSVYAACASIGALEPGKWVHVHMIKSGLELIAFIGNTLLDMYAKSGSIDDARKVFDRLVQKDVVSWNSMLTAYAQHGLGKETVECFEEMRRIGPEPNEVTFLCALTACSHAGLLDKGMHYFELMKKFKIEPNISHYVTIVDLLGRSGQLDRAEKFINEMPIQPNAAVWKALLGACRMHKNLELGVYAAECVFELDPYDSGPHILLSNIYASAGRRSDAAKVRKMMNEGGVKKEPACSWVEIENAVHMFVANDVAHPQREEIRNMWEKITDKIKEIGYVPDTSHVLWFTDQQEREERLQYHSERLALAFALLNSPPGSPIRIKKNIRVCGDCHTAFKFASKVVNREIILRDTNRFHHFHNGSCSCGDYW, via the coding sequence ATGATGACAAAGGCGATACACATGAAACAGTACGTGACAAATCCATCAATTTTCAATTCAATCATCCCCATAGCTCGGCAATTTTTTTCTACGTCAAGTGCAGTATCAGCCTTAGAATCAGAAACTGGACCGGTACAAAAACGTTTTGGTTCATTTATTGGTGTTATACAAGACAAAGATCTTCTAAAAAAGGCTCCAAATGGGGAACTTTTAGTACTGTATCTTATTGACAATGGCGCAATGGACCCGGATGCCAGTTTATATAACCAGCTACTGAAAAAATGTACGGAATGGAAGCGGCTTAAAGAAGGCAAAGTGGTTCATGAACACTTCCTGAGGTCGAGGTTTAGACATTATGTTGTTCCGAATAACACGTTGATTAATATGTATGCGAAGTGTGAAAGCATGGATGATGCTcgcaaggtgtttgatgaaatgccTGAGAGAGATATGGTTTCTTGGACTGCGTTAATTACTGGGTATTCGCAGAATGAGGGTGCTGAGGAGGCCTTGGTTTTGTTTTGTGAGATGGTGAAGTTTGGGTTTATGCCGAATCAGTTTACTTTTGGCAGTGTTCTCAAGGCTTCCGGGGCATTGGACAATGGTGGAACTGGCAGGCAACTACACGGGGCGTGTGTGAAGTTTGGATACGAGGAGAATGTGTATGTTGGGAGTGCTCTTGTGGATATGTATGCAAGGTGTGGACTAATGGACGAAGCGAAAATTGTGTTTGACAAGTTAAGTTGCAAGAATGAGGTTTCTTGGAATGCTTTGATTGCTGGGCATGCTAGGAAAAGTGAGGGAGAAATTGCTGTGAAGCTTTTCTCTGTGATGACAAGAGGCGGTTTTCAGCCGACCCACTTTACATTTTCAAGTGTTTATGCAGCCTGTGCAAGCATTGGAGCTCTAGAGCCCGGGAAATGGGTGCATGTGCATATGATCAAGTCAGGGTTGGAACTTATTGCTTTTATTGGGAATACTCTGCTTGATATGTATGCTAAGTCTGGTAGCATTGATGATGCCCGAAAGGTTTTTGATAGGTTGGTGCAAAAGGATGTAGTCTCTTGGAACTCAATGCTTACGGCCTATGCTCAGCATGGACTCGGAAAAGAAACTGTAGAATGTTTTGAGGAAATGCGTAGGATAGGACCTGAACCTAATGAAGTGACTTTTCTTTGCGCTCTTACAGCTTGTAGTCATGCTGGTCTTCTAGACAAAGGAATGCATTATTTTGAGTTGATGAAGAAATTTAAGATAGAGCCTAATATTTCACATTATGTGACCATTGTAGATCTACTTGGTCGATCAGGTCAACTTGACCGTGCTGAAAAATTCATAAATGAAATGCCAATTCAACCAAATGCAGCTGTTTGGAAAGCTTTGCTTGGAGCTTGTAGGATGCATAAAAACTTGGAATTGGGTGTTTATGCAGCTGAATGTGTGTTTGAACTTGATCCCTATGATTCAGGGCCACATATTTTGCTGTCTAACATCTATGCTTCTGCTGGTAGGAGAAGTGATGCTGCAAAAGTTAGAAAAATGATGAACGAGGGTGGAGTCAAGAAAGAACCTGCTTGTAGTTGGGTGGAGATTGAGAATGCTGTTCATATGTTTGTAGCAAATGATGTTGCCCATCCGCAGAGAGAGGAGATCCGTAACATGTGGGAGAAGATAACtgataaaatcaaggaaattggctATGTCCCCGACACTAGCCACGTGCTTTGGTTTACGGATCAGCAGGAGAGGGAAGAGAGATTGCAATACCATAGTGAACGACTTGCTTTAGCATTTGCTCTTCTCAATTCTCCACCTGGATCCCCTATCCGTATAAAGAAGAACATCAGAGTTTGTGGTGATTGCCATACTGCATTTAAGTTTGCTTCAAAAGTGGTGAATAGGGAAATCATCTTGAGAGACACAAATCGGTTCCATCATTTTCATAATGGTTCTTGTTCTTGTGGAGACTACTGGTAG